From a region of the Acidicapsa acidisoli genome:
- the rplP gene encoding 50S ribosomal protein L16 — translation MLMPKKVKFRKQQKGKMRGKAWRGSTLSFGEYGLKVMECGYITDRQIEASRIAMTRFIKRGGKVWLRLFPDKPVTKKPAEVRMGSGKGALDHWAAVVRPGKILFEMEGVTPEIAMEAMRLAANKLPLKTRFVQRPAVIKNAPAETEAAQ, via the coding sequence ATGTTGATGCCAAAGAAGGTTAAGTTTCGCAAGCAGCAGAAGGGCAAAATGCGCGGCAAGGCATGGCGCGGCTCCACGCTGAGCTTTGGCGAATACGGTCTGAAGGTCATGGAGTGCGGCTATATTACCGACCGCCAGATCGAAGCCAGCCGTATCGCGATGACGCGCTTCATCAAGCGCGGCGGCAAGGTCTGGCTTCGCCTGTTCCCCGATAAGCCGGTGACCAAGAAGCCGGCCGAAGTTCGAATGGGCTCGGGAAAGGGTGCTCTGGATCACTGGGCGGCGGTGGTTCGTCCGGGCAAGATCCTCTTCGAGATGGAGGGAGTTACTCCCGAAATCGCGATGGAAGCGATGCGCCTGGCGGCGAACAAGCTGCCCCTCAAGACGCGCTTCGTGCAGCGTCCCGCGGTGATCAAGAATGCTCCAGCTGAAACGGAAGCGGCGCAGTAA
- the rpsC gene encoding 30S ribosomal protein S3 encodes MGQKVHPYGFRLGINKPWRSRWFSVRDYAKLLVEDVKLKEELKDKLKAAGVSSVEIERPGNKLRFIIRTARPGIVIGRKGTEIEKLKTELAKRTGRDVFIDILEVNKPELDAQLVSENIALQLEKRVGFRRAMRKSVDSALRFGCKGIKVRVSGRLNGNEIARSEWYLQGRLPLHTLRADIDYGFSEARTTYGVIGVKTWIYRGDIYEQKRRQPVAVGAGAFQL; translated from the coding sequence ATGGGACAGAAAGTCCACCCCTATGGATTTCGGCTCGGAATCAACAAGCCCTGGCGCTCACGCTGGTTCAGCGTTCGCGACTACGCGAAGCTGCTGGTTGAAGACGTTAAGCTCAAGGAAGAGCTGAAGGACAAGCTGAAGGCTGCTGGCGTGAGCTCGGTCGAGATCGAGCGTCCGGGCAACAAGCTGCGGTTCATCATCCGCACCGCACGCCCTGGCATTGTGATTGGCCGCAAGGGTACGGAAATCGAGAAGCTGAAGACTGAACTGGCCAAGCGCACCGGCCGGGACGTCTTCATCGATATCCTCGAAGTGAACAAGCCGGAGCTTGACGCTCAACTGGTCTCGGAAAACATCGCGCTGCAGCTCGAAAAGCGCGTCGGTTTCCGCCGCGCAATGCGCAAGAGCGTGGATTCGGCGCTGCGTTTCGGCTGCAAGGGGATCAAGGTTCGCGTGTCGGGCCGTCTGAACGGCAACGAAATCGCGCGCTCCGAGTGGTATCTCCAGGGACGTCTGCCGCTGCACACGTTGCGCGCCGACATCGACTATGGTTTCTCCGAGGCGCGCACGACCTACGGCGTGATCGGCGTGAAGACATGGATCTATCGCGGCGATATCTACGAGCAGAAGCGGCGTCAGCCGGTTGCGGTTGGTGCGGGAGCGTTTCAGCTTTAG
- the rplV gene encoding 50S ribosomal protein L22, with the protein MAVETKEFRAEARFQRVSPQKARLVLNLVKGQGVQKALETLAFTKKRIAPVIHKVLTSALDNAKYLSDERGLDLDVDNLFVKTAVANEGPRMKRIRPAPMGRAFRYQRRLTHIIVSVAERPEAEGLVTKVVAAEAKASKPAKKSAGKTSTKTARKSTVKAKSAA; encoded by the coding sequence ATGGCAGTCGAAACAAAGGAATTTCGGGCCGAAGCAAGGTTCCAGCGCGTATCGCCGCAAAAGGCGCGGCTGGTGCTGAATCTGGTCAAGGGCCAGGGAGTTCAGAAGGCGCTGGAGACGCTGGCTTTTACCAAGAAGCGGATCGCTCCGGTGATTCACAAGGTGCTGACCTCGGCACTGGACAATGCGAAATACCTGTCCGATGAACGCGGTCTGGATCTGGATGTAGACAACCTGTTTGTGAAGACGGCCGTGGCCAATGAAGGACCGCGCATGAAGCGCATCCGTCCCGCCCCGATGGGCCGGGCTTTCCGCTACCAGCGGCGTCTCACCCACATCATCGTTTCTGTGGCAGAGCGGCCTGAAGCCGAGGGTCTGGTGACGAAGGTCGTTGCGGCGGAAGCCAAAGCGTCAAAGCCAGCCAAAAAGTCGGCAGGCAAGACGTCCACCAAGACGGCGCGGAAGTCAACGGTCAAGGCCAAGTCGGCTGCGTAA
- the rpsS gene encoding 30S ribosomal protein S19: MARSTKKGPFVDEHLIKKVEVLNAANDKKVVKTWSRRSTIFPEFIGHTVAVHNGRKFIPVYVTENMVGHKFGEFSPTRTFKGHTQKSAESGAKAR, encoded by the coding sequence ATGGCACGGTCAACGAAGAAGGGTCCCTTTGTGGACGAGCATCTGATCAAGAAGGTGGAAGTGCTGAATGCCGCCAACGACAAGAAGGTCGTCAAGACCTGGTCGCGGCGCTCCACGATCTTCCCCGAGTTCATCGGCCACACCGTTGCCGTGCATAACGGCAGAAAGTTCATTCCAGTCTACGTGACGGAGAACATGGTCGGGCACAAGTTCGGCGAGTTCTCTCCGACCCGCACCTTCAAGGGGCACACCCAGAAGTCGGCAGAGTCGGGCGCGAAGGCGCGGTAA
- the rplB gene encoding 50S ribosomal protein L2, giving the protein MAIKTYRPITPTLRFQTSLVNDDITTNEPHKALVVTRKRSGGRRNSGDLTMRHHGGGHKKQLRLIDFKRDKYGVPGTVATIEYDPNRSSRIALIHYVDGEKRYIIQPVGLKVGQKVMSGPDADILIGNALPLKNIPSGTTVHNIELRPGKGAQMARSAGAQAQLVAKEGDYALLKLPSGETRKVLVDCMATIGQVGNTDHENVAIGKAGRNRWKGIRPTNRGVSMNPVDHPHGGGEGKTSGGRHPVTPWGQPTRGYKTRNNKRTDAFIVSRRAK; this is encoded by the coding sequence ATGGCAATCAAGACATACAGACCGATTACGCCGACGCTTCGCTTCCAGACTTCGCTGGTGAATGATGACATCACCACGAACGAGCCGCACAAGGCACTGGTAGTTACGCGCAAGCGCAGTGGCGGACGCCGCAATTCCGGCGATCTGACCATGCGTCATCACGGCGGCGGACATAAGAAGCAGCTACGCCTGATCGACTTCAAGCGGGACAAGTATGGCGTCCCTGGTACGGTAGCCACGATCGAGTACGACCCCAACCGCTCTTCGCGCATCGCCCTGATTCACTACGTGGACGGCGAGAAGCGTTACATCATCCAGCCAGTCGGCCTCAAGGTCGGCCAGAAGGTGATGAGCGGTCCCGATGCGGACATTCTGATCGGCAATGCGTTGCCGCTCAAGAACATTCCCTCCGGCACCACGGTCCACAACATTGAGCTTCGCCCTGGCAAGGGCGCGCAGATGGCGCGTTCGGCAGGAGCCCAGGCTCAATTGGTCGCCAAGGAAGGCGATTACGCGCTGCTCAAGCTGCCCTCCGGCGAGACCCGCAAGGTGCTCGTGGATTGCATGGCGACGATCGGCCAGGTGGGCAACACCGATCACGAGAACGTGGCCATCGGCAAGGCGGGACGTAACCGCTGGAAGGGCATCCGTCCTACCAACCGCGGTGTTTCGATGAACCCGGTCGACCATCCGCACGGCGGCGGCGAGGGCAAGACCTCGGGCGGCCGTCATCCGGTGACCCCATGGGGCCAGCCGACACGTGGCTACAAGACGCGTAACAACAAGCGGACCGATGCATTCATCGTCAGCCGCCGGGCAAAATAG
- a CDS encoding 50S ribosomal protein L23: MPTLYEIIRRPLITEKGLQVKETESTLVFDVAPEATKTEVKQAVEALFKVKVENVRTANVLGKERRRGKFSGYKPDWKKAYVRLKSGEKLPEYVANY, encoded by the coding sequence ATGCCGACACTCTATGAGATTATTCGCCGCCCTCTGATCACGGAAAAGGGCCTGCAGGTCAAGGAAACCGAGAGCACTTTGGTATTCGACGTGGCTCCCGAGGCGACCAAGACGGAAGTCAAGCAGGCTGTCGAAGCACTGTTCAAGGTGAAGGTGGAGAATGTCCGCACCGCCAACGTGCTCGGCAAAGAACGTCGCAGGGGCAAGTTTTCCGGCTATAAACCGGACTGGAAGAAGGCGTATGTTCGCCTGAAGTCCGGAGAAAAGCTGCCGGAGTACGTGGCCAACTACTAG